A single Tenacibaculum sp. Bg11-29 DNA region contains:
- a CDS encoding SusD/RagB family nutrient-binding outer membrane lipoprotein translates to MKKIKSIVLACSVAIASFTACNDTLDINTDPLSASSADPNVILPYVFVQHSARKVTELGTRICDVSQYISATFNSPKLGNVSGTLSGNTWGMLYSQILGNLQLVINDAEASGATSNNVNAIAKILSANAFYEATSIWGDVPFTEALDGVAFPSPKFDNQETVLNGVVRLLDESIVLIDAIPADAFIINPNSDMYYGGDMSKWRILANSLKLRSLMLLKSGGADVTTQINAALSQPLMQSNSEAAFLEYAGGPGASNGTFTIITAFFGPDNESQNVFGPGDPIDNLLNGSGDPRWDLWVARNTLPAPGNAVFPDTSTSVLSNNVIRATLADVLMQPSEIDLYKAQLALEGFATAGSAMVNYQNGIKNSIEWWGKDGSNIVNTVSDADIALYLGTLTTPTINDVYNEQYLASFLMPVLAWNNVRRNKVPVLATPPGSSIPTFLKRFNYPPDEIGANVNTPSPLPTNTPMWFENL, encoded by the coding sequence ATGAAAAAAATAAAATCAATCGTACTTGCTTGTTCAGTTGCTATAGCTTCTTTTACAGCATGTAATGATACTTTAGATATAAATACAGATCCGTTGTCTGCTAGTTCAGCCGATCCTAATGTAATTTTACCATATGTCTTTGTACAACATTCAGCAAGAAAAGTTACAGAATTAGGTACAAGAATTTGTGATGTATCACAATACATCTCAGCTACATTTAATAGTCCAAAGCTAGGTAATGTTAGTGGTACTCTTAGTGGTAATACATGGGGTATGTTATACTCTCAAATATTAGGAAATTTACAACTTGTAATAAATGATGCTGAAGCTAGTGGTGCTACTAGTAATAACGTAAATGCTATTGCTAAAATACTTAGTGCTAACGCCTTTTATGAAGCTACTAGTATATGGGGAGATGTTCCTTTTACTGAAGCTCTTGATGGAGTAGCATTTCCTTCACCTAAATTTGACAATCAAGAAACAGTATTGAATGGTGTTGTTCGTTTATTAGACGAATCTATTGTTTTAATAGATGCTATTCCTGCTGATGCATTTATTATAAACCCTAACTCAGACATGTATTATGGTGGAGACATGAGTAAATGGAGAATATTGGCAAATTCATTAAAATTAAGATCTCTTATGCTTCTTAAATCTGGTGGCGCTGATGTTACAACTCAAATTAATGCAGCTCTTTCACAACCTTTAATGCAGAGTAATTCTGAAGCTGCTTTTTTAGAGTACGCAGGAGGTCCTGGAGCAAGCAATGGTACATTTACAATTATTACTGCTTTTTTTGGTCCTGATAATGAAAGTCAAAACGTTTTTGGCCCTGGTGATCCAATTGATAATTTATTAAATGGCTCTGGTGATCCTAGATGGGATTTATGGGTAGCTAGAAATACACTTCCAGCTCCTGGTAATGCAGTTTTCCCAGATACTTCTACATCTGTTTTAAGTAACAATGTTATAAGAGCTACCCTTGCGGATGTATTAATGCAACCTTCTGAGATAGATTTATATAAAGCGCAATTGGCTTTAGAAGGTTTTGCAACTGCTGGTTCAGCAATGGTTAACTACCAGAATGGAATTAAAAACTCTATAGAATGGTGGGGTAAAGATGGGTCTAATATTGTTAATACTGTTAGTGATGCAGATATTGCCCTTTATTTAGGGACTTTAACTACTCCTACAATTAATGATGTTTATAATGAACAATATTTAGCTTCGTTTTTAATGCCTGTATTAGCTTGGAATAATGTTAGAAGAAATAAAGTTCCGGTATTAGCAACGCCTCCTGGTTCAAGTATTCCGACTTTTCTTAAAAGATTTAACTATCCACCAGATGAGATTGGTGCGAATGTAAATACTCCAAGTCCTTTGCCTACAAATACACCAATGTGGTTTGAAAACTTATAA
- a CDS encoding SusC/RagA family TonB-linked outer membrane protein has product MRTKFNGILTLFLALIVQISFAQDRTISGTVTDESGPLPGVTVLKKGTTSGTETDFEGKYSIKSKTGDVLVFSFVGMKTIQKTVSNSSKINLVMENDNLLEEVVVTALGIKKEARTLGYGTDVVKGKDLVVARESNILNSIQGKATGVQITNSGGNVGGSSKIIIRGVSSLSGRNSPIWVVDGILINDSQTAGGSRISGNRDFGNGASVVNPDDVESLTILKGAAATALYGSRAAAGAIIVTTKRGKASPDGNATVSISSSLRVDDLFRVPDYQQEYAMGTQGKFNGGSVGFDWGPKISGQIVDNLPVTGLTGKLTAVKDNGIRDFFRSGYTNINNFSISDATERMDYRLSITSLNQTGIVPGSEFNRLNFNFNAGVKHSDKLESRFGIQYTNAETIGTAPSGANDPNIIGLSSFSSTLDQKLFSPWVDTNGNQINHVKGDDRVLANNPLFLRNENQNDREDDRYIGYFQLAYKPITDLSLSARVGFDLEDDRRLLENSKTTVGRLLGTFDSDNIRRNVLTGDFIANYTTNLSDDLSLNLLTGIQYNSRLFERQRIRGTDLAVPELFSPGNAAQTIATRDFAESRLIGAYGSAELGYKNWATLTLTARNDWSSTLPKDNNSFFYPSASLAFVFTDAFDISNDILTYGKFRTSWAQVGNDTGAYQLDFTYNPISTANGQYGLNNNFPYNGALAYSKSNTIPPANLKPESQTSYEFGFDLRMFKNKLSIDFSYFNSRNEDQILNIAIPESTGFAQKTANVGRVDQKGFEIGLDLTAISTENFSWNTGINFSKANSEVIELVEGLERITLSSAFGNVQVIAEPGKPFQLYANDYIRDEETGRPIIDPTTGRRQAGDFKSFGSVLPDWTAGFTNRISYKGFTLNATIDAKWGGVMKSSTVENLQTGGLVKETLVGREGTVIDTEGILVTTDPITGVVTRKDNDVPLRNAQDFWTSLDDGSVSAPFIFDASFVKLREVSLNYAFPSRYLNNGNGFFKTLSIGVEGRNLALLYSKVPHIDPESNLFGSGGAGGFGIERASTPSTRSVGLSVKMTF; this is encoded by the coding sequence ATGAGAACAAAGTTTAATGGAATTTTAACGCTATTTCTAGCGTTAATTGTGCAAATATCTTTCGCACAAGACAGAACAATTTCGGGAACTGTCACTGATGAGTCAGGACCACTACCTGGAGTTACTGTATTAAAAAAAGGTACCACAAGTGGTACAGAAACAGATTTTGAAGGTAAATATTCTATCAAATCAAAAACAGGAGATGTACTTGTTTTTAGTTTTGTTGGTATGAAAACCATTCAAAAAACAGTATCTAACTCGAGTAAAATCAACCTTGTTATGGAGAATGATAATCTCCTTGAAGAAGTTGTTGTTACCGCCTTAGGTATAAAAAAAGAAGCGAGAACATTAGGATATGGTACCGATGTTGTAAAAGGTAAAGATCTAGTAGTAGCTAGAGAAAGTAATATCCTTAACTCTATTCAAGGTAAAGCTACCGGTGTTCAAATAACAAACTCTGGCGGTAATGTAGGTGGATCTAGTAAAATAATTATTAGAGGGGTTTCTTCTTTATCTGGTAGAAATAGCCCTATCTGGGTTGTTGATGGTATTTTGATTAATGATAGTCAAACTGCAGGAGGTAGTAGAATTTCAGGAAATAGAGATTTCGGAAACGGTGCTTCTGTTGTTAATCCTGATGATGTAGAATCTCTTACTATTTTAAAAGGTGCAGCAGCAACTGCATTATATGGGTCTAGAGCAGCTGCAGGTGCTATTATTGTAACAACTAAAAGAGGTAAAGCAAGCCCTGATGGTAATGCTACAGTATCAATTAGTTCTTCTCTTAGAGTTGATGACTTATTTAGAGTACCTGATTATCAGCAAGAATATGCAATGGGTACTCAAGGTAAGTTTAATGGAGGTAGTGTTGGTTTTGACTGGGGTCCGAAGATTAGTGGTCAAATTGTAGATAACTTACCTGTAACAGGTTTAACAGGGAAATTAACAGCTGTAAAAGATAATGGTATCCGTGATTTCTTTAGATCTGGATACACAAACATTAATAATTTTTCTATTTCAGATGCTACTGAAAGAATGGATTACAGATTAAGTATAACATCTCTTAATCAAACAGGTATAGTACCTGGAAGTGAATTTAATCGTTTAAACTTTAACTTTAATGCTGGTGTTAAACATAGTGATAAGTTAGAGTCTAGATTTGGTATTCAATATACAAATGCAGAAACTATAGGTACAGCTCCTTCAGGAGCTAATGATCCTAATATAATTGGTTTAAGTAGTTTTAGTAGTACATTAGATCAAAAATTATTTTCTCCTTGGGTTGACACTAATGGAAATCAAATAAACCATGTTAAAGGAGATGATAGAGTTTTAGCTAACAATCCTCTATTTTTAAGAAATGAAAATCAGAATGATAGAGAAGATGATCGTTATATCGGTTATTTTCAATTAGCATATAAGCCAATTACTGATTTATCTTTATCTGCTAGAGTTGGTTTCGATTTAGAAGATGATAGACGACTATTAGAGAATAGTAAAACTACTGTAGGTAGATTATTAGGTACTTTTGATTCTGATAATATTAGACGTAATGTATTGACTGGAGATTTTATCGCAAATTACACTACTAATTTAAGTGATGATTTATCTTTAAATCTTTTAACTGGTATTCAATATAATTCAAGACTGTTTGAAAGACAACGTATTCGAGGTACTGATTTAGCTGTTCCTGAGTTATTTAGCCCTGGTAATGCAGCACAAACTATTGCTACAAGAGATTTTGCTGAATCAAGGTTAATAGGAGCTTATGGTTCTGCAGAACTTGGATATAAAAATTGGGCAACTCTTACATTAACAGCTCGTAATGACTGGTCTTCTACATTACCTAAAGATAACAATTCATTTTTTTACCCTTCAGCTAGTTTAGCTTTTGTGTTTACTGATGCTTTTGATATTTCAAACGATATTTTAACTTATGGTAAATTCAGAACAAGTTGGGCACAAGTAGGTAATGATACTGGTGCATATCAACTAGATTTCACTTATAACCCTATAAGTACTGCTAACGGCCAATATGGTTTAAATAATAATTTTCCTTATAATGGGGCTTTAGCATATTCTAAAAGTAATACAATACCTCCTGCAAATTTAAAGCCAGAGTCACAAACTTCTTATGAATTTGGTTTTGATCTTCGTATGTTTAAGAACAAGTTATCAATTGATTTCTCTTACTTTAATAGTAGAAATGAGGATCAAATATTAAATATTGCTATTCCTGAATCTACAGGTTTTGCTCAAAAAACAGCAAATGTAGGTCGAGTAGACCAAAAAGGTTTTGAAATCGGTCTTGATTTAACTGCAATATCTACAGAAAATTTTTCTTGGAATACTGGGATAAATTTCTCTAAGGCTAATTCTGAAGTTATTGAATTAGTTGAAGGTTTAGAACGTATTACACTTTCTTCTGCTTTTGGTAACGTACAAGTTATTGCTGAACCAGGAAAACCTTTTCAATTATATGCTAACGATTATATTAGAGATGAAGAGACAGGTAGACCAATAATAGATCCTACTACTGGTAGAAGGCAAGCTGGTGATTTTAAATCTTTTGGTTCTGTTTTACCTGACTGGACAGCTGGTTTTACAAATCGTATCAGTTATAAAGGTTTTACTTTAAATGCTACTATTGATGCTAAATGGGGTGGTGTAATGAAGTCATCTACTGTTGAAAATTTACAAACAGGTGGTTTAGTTAAAGAAACATTAGTTGGTCGTGAAGGTACTGTTATTGATACGGAAGGTATTCTTGTTACAACGGACCCTATTACTGGAGTCGTAACAAGAAAAGATAATGATGTTCCTTTAAGAAACGCTCAAGATTTTTGGACTTCTTTAGATGACGGTTCTGTATCTGCTCCTTTTATATTTGATGCTTCTTTTGTAAAATTAAGAGAAGTTAGTTTAAATTACGCATTTCCGTCTCGTTATTTAAACAATGGAAATGGTTTTTTTAAGACTCTTTCTATCGGTGTAGAAGGTAGAAACTTAGCTTTATTATACTCTAAAGTTCCACATATTGACCCTGAATCTAATTTATTCGGATCTGGTGGTGCTGGTGGTTTTGGTATAGAAAGAGCAAGTACTCCTTCTACAAGAAGTGTAGGACTTAGTGTTAAAATGACATTTTAA
- a CDS encoding SusD/RagB family nutrient-binding outer membrane lipoprotein, with translation MKKILILVAAIFIASCSDNLESLNQNIKDPATVPGESLFSGAQKALADQVVDLNVNNNNTKLWSQFLQETTYTDESNYDQLTRNIPQQHWDILFKDVLKDLNEAEKVITATNYTTSDLNALKPNKLAIIEILNVYTYALLVETFGNVPYTEALDIDNPLPKYDDGLTVYKDLIVRLTTAINSLDTSLGSYRTADNVYDGDVTKWKKFAASLKLRMGILLSDVDNTLAKSTVESAIATGIFTSNTDNADFTYYSADPNTNPIHDNLVLSGRSDFVAAKTIIEIMQPRLYEYLTDTNEDGTIDTKDAATVVPGSVTFTDPRMAYYFDSNIDADPSVSQTVYLGGGIGSTAGFSKHSHVSDFVQAATTKGVLLDYAEVEFLLAEAAARTFVVGGTAKEHYDAAITASFEDWGLSSADAVGYLAAPTVDYATVLAASTATMPWKEVIGNQKWIALYNRGLEAWTSIRLLDFPAMATPADAVSGFPNRYTYPVIEQTLNGSNYTAAAAAIGTDTAEQKLFWDMN, from the coding sequence ATGAAAAAAATACTAATTTTAGTAGCAGCAATATTTATTGCTTCTTGTTCTGACAATTTAGAAAGTCTAAATCAGAACATAAAAGACCCTGCCACTGTACCTGGAGAAAGCTTATTCTCTGGAGCACAAAAGGCATTAGCGGATCAAGTTGTTGATCTAAACGTCAACAATAACAACACAAAACTATGGTCGCAGTTTCTTCAGGAAACAACGTATACAGACGAGAGTAACTACGATCAATTGACTCGAAATATTCCTCAACAACATTGGGATATATTATTTAAAGATGTATTAAAAGATTTAAATGAGGCTGAAAAAGTTATTACAGCAACAAATTACACAACTTCTGATTTGAATGCTTTAAAACCTAATAAACTAGCTATTATTGAAATTTTAAATGTTTACACTTATGCGCTATTAGTTGAAACTTTTGGAAATGTACCATATACAGAAGCTTTAGACATTGACAACCCATTACCAAAGTATGATGATGGATTAACAGTGTATAAAGATCTAATTGTTCGTTTAACAACTGCAATTAACTCACTAGATACTAGTTTAGGTAGTTATCGTACAGCAGATAATGTTTACGATGGAGATGTAACAAAATGGAAAAAATTCGCAGCTTCTTTAAAATTAAGAATGGGTATTTTACTATCTGACGTAGACAATACATTAGCAAAATCTACCGTTGAATCAGCAATTGCTACTGGTATTTTCACAAGTAATACTGATAATGCCGATTTCACCTACTATTCTGCGGATCCAAACACAAACCCTATTCATGACAACTTAGTATTAAGTGGTAGAAGTGATTTTGTTGCTGCAAAAACTATTATAGAAATAATGCAACCAAGACTTTATGAATATTTGACAGATACTAACGAAGACGGAACAATAGACACAAAAGATGCTGCAACAGTTGTCCCAGGATCTGTAACATTTACAGACCCTAGAATGGCTTATTATTTTGACTCAAATATAGACGCTGATCCCTCAGTAAGCCAAACAGTATATTTAGGTGGAGGAATTGGTAGTACTGCCGGTTTTAGCAAACACTCTCATGTATCTGATTTTGTTCAAGCTGCTACCACTAAAGGAGTTCTTCTTGATTATGCAGAGGTAGAGTTTTTATTAGCTGAAGCTGCTGCTCGTACTTTTGTAGTAGGTGGTACTGCTAAAGAACATTATGATGCTGCAATTACAGCTTCTTTTGAAGACTGGGGTCTTTCTTCTGCTGATGCAGTAGGATACTTAGCTGCACCAACTGTAGATTATGCAACTGTTTTAGCTGCTAGTACTGCGACTATGCCTTGGAAAGAAGTTATTGGTAATCAAAAATGGATTGCATTATACAACCGAGGATTAGAAGCATGGACATCAATAAGACTTTTAGATTTCCCAGCAATGGCAACACCCGCCGATGCTGTTTCTGGATTTCCAAACAGATATACATACCCTGTAATCGAACAAACTTTAAACGGTAGTAACTATACTGCTGCAGCTGCAGCCATAGGAACAGATACAGCTGAACAAAAGTTGTTTTGGGATATGAATTAA
- the rlmB gene encoding 23S rRNA (guanosine(2251)-2'-O)-methyltransferase RlmB — protein MEENTTIFGIRAIIEAIESDASLNKVYLQKGLRGDLFFELDRLLRKNKISTSVVPTEKLDRLSKHSNHQGAVAKISPINFHDLETLIETTLESDKTPLFLLLDQVSDVRNFGAIIRTAECTGVDGIIIQKSGSAPVNAETIKTSAGAAFKMPICKVDHIKDAMFQLQAAGVKFVAATEKTEDNVYDVDFNQPIAIIMGSEHKGVSNSVLKMADYKAKLPLLGEIESLNVSVACGVFLYETIRQRK, from the coding sequence ATGGAAGAAAACACTACTATTTTTGGTATTAGAGCTATAATTGAAGCTATTGAAAGTGACGCTTCACTTAATAAAGTATATTTACAAAAAGGTCTTAGAGGAGATTTATTTTTTGAACTAGACAGGTTATTAAGGAAAAATAAAATATCAACAAGTGTTGTGCCTACTGAAAAATTAGATCGTTTATCTAAACATAGTAATCATCAAGGTGCGGTAGCTAAAATTTCTCCAATTAATTTTCATGATTTGGAAACCTTAATTGAAACTACTTTAGAATCGGACAAAACGCCTTTATTTTTACTTTTAGATCAAGTATCAGACGTAAGAAATTTTGGTGCTATCATTAGAACAGCAGAATGTACAGGTGTAGATGGTATAATTATTCAAAAAAGTGGTAGTGCTCCAGTAAATGCAGAAACAATAAAAACTTCTGCTGGTGCAGCTTTCAAAATGCCAATTTGCAAAGTAGATCATATTAAGGACGCAATGTTTCAATTACAGGCAGCTGGTGTTAAATTTGTAGCAGCTACAGAGAAAACTGAAGATAATGTATATGATGTAGATTTTAATCAACCTATTGCTATTATAATGGGCTCTGAACATAAAGGAGTAAGTAACTCTGTCTTAAAAATGGCTGATTATAAAGCTAAACTTCCTTTATTGGGAGAAATTGAATCTTTAAATGTTTCGGTTGCTTGTGGAGTATTTCTGTATGAGACAATAAGACAAAGAAAATAA
- a CDS encoding SusC/RagA family TonB-linked outer membrane protein, producing MKTKFNGILTLFLALIVQISFAQDRTISGTVTDETGPLPGVSILKKGTTLGVETDFNGKYSIKAKTGDVLVFNFVGMKSVEKTVDTSIAINITMVSDNVLDEIVVTALGISRDKKSLGYSTQEVKGEALTTNKSGNFVNALSGKASGIQIRKNNNMGGSTNVVIRGNASLTGSNQALFVIDGVPISNANSNSTSQGNAVGGYYDYGNAASDINPEDIESINILKGAAASALYGSRAANGVIMITTKKGKDSQGIGVTINSGMTFGKIDKSTFANYQTKYGAGYGPYYSGPGSHWNIEDVTGDGNDDQVAVYTEDGSYGAAFDPSLLVYQWDSFDPESPNYRTATPWVNAKNGPITFYESPVTITNSISLDQSTEKGNYRINYTQFDQSGLMPNSSQKKHNFSMSGSLKMNDKFTATAYANYIKTSAKGRNSTGYGDNINSMFRQWWQTNVDLKQQKDSYFATGRNVTWNPKTSKAGSVPIFWDNPYWARYENYQSDSRDRFVGNVSLNYEINDWLNVTGRIATDTYNEIQEERRANGSVASAFGVSRGNVDSGYGRRNISNTETNYDLMFNLDKDLTEKINLKAIVGTNIRRNTFKSIYSSTAGGLSVPKLYSLQNSGGPLPLAIERDERIGVDGIYGSASFGYNDTFFIDATVRRDHSSTLPKDNSSFIYPSFAGSFVFSKLTNFDWLSFGKLRANYAEVGNSAPFDFLYDTYDVNIPPGTSSTSVDNTKKNPNLKPERTKSFEIGLDMKLLKNRLGFDIAYYKTNSVDQIVRVPVSTASGYLNKVLNAGEIENKGIELSLTGTPIKTDNFTWNTNVNWSKNKSKVLSLEDGITNLQLGSFQGGVTINATVGQPYGVIQGTDYTYLDGEKVVDAATGQYVKSTTSDKVIGDTNPDWLMGISNNFKYKNFSLSFLIDIQKGGSIFSLDQYYGLATGLYAETAYTNDLGNPVRNPLVFNQYDTDGAGIPSAGYVATSGGFINSGVNADGSVNTTRIRADRFGAFGYRRGLPNSAFVYDASYVKLREVAITYNFTKELLNNTFLTGGSISFTGSNLWIIHKNLPHADPESGLSAGNLQGYSVGSLPTTRDFGFNVKLQF from the coding sequence ATGAAAACAAAGTTTAATGGGATTTTAACGCTGTTTCTAGCGTTAATTGTGCAAATTTCCTTTGCACAAGACAGAACAATTTCGGGAACTGTTACTGATGAAACTGGTCCACTACCAGGCGTTAGTATTCTGAAAAAAGGTACTACACTTGGTGTAGAAACAGATTTCAATGGGAAATACTCAATCAAAGCTAAAACTGGTGATGTTTTAGTATTTAATTTTGTAGGAATGAAGAGTGTTGAAAAAACTGTTGATACCTCAATAGCTATTAACATTACTATGGTTAGTGACAATGTTTTAGACGAGATTGTTGTTACTGCCTTAGGTATATCTAGAGACAAAAAATCATTAGGTTATTCAACTCAAGAAGTTAAAGGCGAGGCACTTACAACAAATAAGAGTGGTAACTTTGTTAACGCACTATCTGGTAAAGCCTCTGGTATTCAAATCAGGAAGAATAACAATATGGGTGGTTCTACTAACGTTGTAATACGTGGTAATGCTTCTCTTACAGGAAGTAACCAAGCCTTATTTGTTATTGATGGTGTACCAATTAGTAACGCAAACTCAAATTCAACGAGTCAAGGTAATGCTGTAGGTGGCTACTATGATTATGGTAATGCCGCTTCAGATATCAATCCTGAGGACATCGAATCTATCAATATTCTTAAAGGAGCTGCCGCTTCTGCATTATATGGATCGAGAGCTGCCAATGGTGTTATAATGATTACAACAAAAAAAGGGAAGGATTCACAAGGAATAGGTGTAACAATCAACTCTGGAATGACATTTGGTAAAATTGACAAAAGCACTTTTGCCAATTACCAAACTAAATATGGTGCTGGTTATGGACCATATTATTCTGGACCAGGTAGTCACTGGAACATTGAAGATGTAACTGGTGATGGAAATGACGACCAAGTTGCAGTATATACTGAAGATGGCTCTTATGGTGCCGCATTTGACCCCAGCTTACTTGTTTACCAATGGGATTCTTTTGACCCAGAATCTCCGAATTACAGGACTGCAACCCCTTGGGTTAACGCAAAAAATGGCCCTATTACATTTTACGAATCTCCTGTAACAATAACAAACTCTATATCTTTAGATCAATCTACTGAAAAAGGTAACTATAGAATAAATTATACTCAGTTTGATCAATCAGGGTTAATGCCAAATAGTTCGCAAAAGAAGCACAATTTCTCAATGAGTGGAAGTCTTAAAATGAATGATAAATTCACAGCCACAGCTTACGCTAACTACATAAAAACTAGCGCCAAAGGACGTAACTCTACTGGATATGGCGACAACATAAATTCGATGTTTAGACAATGGTGGCAAACAAACGTTGACTTAAAACAACAAAAAGACAGCTATTTCGCTACAGGAAGAAATGTAACATGGAATCCAAAGACCTCAAAAGCTGGATCTGTTCCAATATTTTGGGACAACCCTTATTGGGCAAGATATGAAAACTACCAAAGTGACTCTAGAGATCGTTTTGTAGGTAATGTTTCATTAAACTATGAAATAAATGACTGGCTAAATGTAACTGGTAGAATTGCTACTGATACTTATAATGAAATACAAGAAGAAAGAAGAGCTAACGGTAGTGTTGCTTCAGCATTTGGAGTAAGTCGAGGAAATGTAGATTCTGGATATGGTAGAAGAAATATCTCAAACACTGAAACTAATTATGACTTAATGTTTAATCTTGACAAAGATTTAACTGAAAAAATAAACTTAAAAGCTATAGTAGGTACAAACATTAGACGAAACACTTTTAAATCTATTTATTCTTCAACTGCAGGTGGGCTGAGTGTCCCTAAGCTTTATTCTTTACAAAACAGTGGAGGTCCTTTACCTTTAGCTATCGAAAGAGACGAACGAATTGGGGTAGACGGTATATACGGTAGTGCTTCTTTTGGTTATAACGACACTTTCTTTATAGATGCGACAGTAAGAAGAGACCATTCTTCTACTTTACCGAAAGACAACAGTTCATTCATCTACCCTTCTTTTGCAGGTAGTTTTGTATTCTCTAAATTAACTAATTTTGATTGGTTATCTTTTGGTAAATTAAGAGCCAACTATGCTGAAGTAGGTAATAGTGCTCCTTTTGATTTTTTATATGACACTTACGATGTAAATATTCCTCCAGGAACATCAAGTACATCTGTAGATAACACAAAAAAGAACCCAAATTTAAAACCTGAAAGAACAAAAAGTTTTGAAATTGGTTTAGATATGAAATTATTAAAAAATCGTTTAGGCTTCGATATAGCTTATTACAAAACTAATTCTGTAGATCAGATTGTAAGAGTTCCCGTATCAACAGCTTCAGGTTACTTAAACAAAGTACTAAATGCTGGAGAAATCGAGAATAAAGGTATAGAATTATCTTTAACAGGTACACCTATAAAAACTGATAATTTTACTTGGAATACTAATGTAAATTGGTCTAAAAACAAAAGTAAAGTTCTTTCATTAGAAGATGGAATTACTAATTTACAGTTAGGTTCTTTTCAAGGTGGAGTAACTATTAACGCAACAGTAGGTCAACCGTACGGTGTTATTCAAGGTACAGATTACACGTATTTAGATGGAGAAAAGGTTGTTGATGCAGCAACTGGTCAGTATGTTAAATCAACTACTTCTGATAAAGTAATTGGAGATACTAACCCTGATTGGTTAATGGGTATTTCAAACAACTTTAAGTATAAAAATTTCTCTTTAAGTTTCTTGATTGATATTCAAAAAGGAGGTAGTATTTTCTCTTTAGATCAATATTATGGTTTAGCAACAGGTTTGTATGCTGAAACGGCTTACACTAATGACTTAGGAAACCCTGTAAGAAATCCATTAGTATTTAATCAATATGATACAGATGGAGCAGGAATACCTTCAGCTGGTTATGTAGCTACAAGTGGTGGTTTTATTAACTCTGGCGTTAATGCTGATGGCTCTGTAAATACCACTCGTATTAGAGCTGATAGATTTGGGGCTTTTGGATACAGAAGAGGATTACCTAATTCGGCTTTTGTTTATGACGCTAGTTATGTCAAATTAAGAGAGGTTGCTATTACATATAACTTCACAAAAGAATTATTAAATAACACTTTCTTAACAGGTGGTTCAATTAGCTTTACTGGTTCTAACTTATGGATAATACACAAGAACCTTCCACACGCTGATCCAGAATCTGGTTTATCAGCAGGTAACTTACAAGGATATTCTGTAGGATCTCTTCCTACAACAAGAGATTTTGGATTTAACGTTAAATTACAATTCTAA
- a CDS encoding rhomboid family intramembrane serine protease yields MTDVPKILFGFIFVILRMMKTNNQLKFSNSIFLFPFTAVFLIWFIYWIEIKFGFNFNKFGIFPREINGILGVFSSPFIHGDTNHLFNNSIPLFVLSTCLFYFYKKVAVKVLVYGGLLTGILTWIIARESYHIGASGIVYLLFSFVFFSGLIKKHYRLVSVSLITIFLYGSMIWYVLPIKEGMSWEGHLSGLITGVILSFLYRKSGIVKEKYEFSKTEFDKMFDENGNYVPPVILEEDELPELNYKYFYKEEK; encoded by the coding sequence ATGACAGATGTTCCGAAAATATTGTTTGGATTTATTTTTGTTATTTTAAGAATGATGAAAACAAATAATCAATTAAAATTTTCGAACAGTATTTTTCTATTTCCATTCACTGCTGTTTTTCTAATATGGTTTATCTATTGGATTGAAATTAAATTTGGATTTAATTTCAATAAGTTTGGGATTTTCCCAAGGGAAATAAACGGGATATTAGGGGTTTTTAGTTCGCCGTTTATACATGGTGATACTAATCATTTATTTAATAATTCTATTCCTTTATTTGTGCTGTCTACTTGCCTTTTTTATTTTTATAAAAAGGTAGCAGTTAAAGTTTTGGTATACGGAGGTTTACTTACAGGTATTTTAACATGGATTATAGCAAGAGAGTCTTATCACATTGGTGCAAGTGGAATTGTATATTTGCTTTTTAGCTTTGTTTTTTTTAGTGGCTTAATAAAAAAACATTATAGATTAGTTTCAGTTTCTTTAATTACAATATTTTTATATGGAAGTATGATTTGGTATGTGCTACCAATAAAGGAAGGAATGTCGTGGGAGGGACATTTATCGGGATTAATTACAGGTGTTATTTTGTCTTTTTTATATAGAAAAAGCGGAATTGTAAAAGAAAAATATGAATTTTCAAAAACAGAATTTGATAAAATGTTTGATGAGAACGGTAATTATGTACCACCAGTAATATTAGAAGAAGATGAATTACCTGAATTAAATTATAAATATTTTTATAAAGAAGAGAAATAA